CCCTTGTGGTAGGGCGCAATCGGCCGCGCGGTTTTCCAATCGGCGAGGAAGGGTCCCACGATGCCCTCGACCCGGCCGCCGTGGCGCTCTTCGATCTGCTCGGGGGTCCAGCCCTCCGTGGCACCGCCCAAGGCGTCTCCCACTGCGGCGCCTGTCAGTACTCCGGCTACTTTGTTCTGCAACACGTTCATTCTCACTCCTTGTTTACCTCCGAAAATGACGACGGCGGGGGCGAACCGGCGGCTCACCCCCGCGCGTCATCAACCGGCGATGTCAGTCCAGCCGGTGGAAAGTTGGTTAGCCAGCTCGTCGCTGGTGATCTGATCAGCCAGGTACTGCTGGAAGGCCGGCGTGGCGATGGTGTCTTTCCACTCCGTGTACTTTTCGACCTTGAGGAACGGCGGTCCCTGCAGCCCTTCGCCTGATGCCAGCACCTGTTCCCAGGCGGGGTTGTCCGCGGCCAGTGTTTCCACCTCGGTCCTGGCTGAGGAGGACGCCGGGATCAGTGCGTCGGCGTAGGCGATGGAGGCCAGGTTCTCAGCGCTCATGAAGAAGTTGAGGAAATCAGCCGACTCGTCCACGTACTCGGAATCAACGTTCACCGAGTAGGTCTGCGGGTTTGCGGCCTGGATCGCGCCGGCTGAACCCTCAAGCGGAGGCAGGGCCACCCAGTTGAGCCCTTCGGGGGCGTCGTTGGCAATGTTCGTCGCCTGGAAGGATCCCTGCACGGTCATTGCGACCTTGCCTCCGTAGAACGAGGCGAGTACGTCCGACCCGGACTGTGTCAGTGACGTGGGTTCGATCGACTTGTCGGTGTAGGCCATTTCATGGATCAGTTCGGGCACCGCCAGCTCGGAGTCGCCAACATCGATCGACGCGTCAGTGCCTTCTCCGTCAAAGAAGCCACCGTCAAAACCGAGCGAGAGGCTCATCATCGTCGCCGTCGGCGATCCAAGACCCCATCCGATGCCGAAATTGCCTTCGGTGGTTGTTGCCTTCGCGATGGTCTGCAACTCTTCCCACGTCATCGTGTCGCCGGTGGGAACTTCAACCCCGGCGGCTTCGAGGAGGTCAGCATTGGCGAACACCATGTAGGACTGCAGAGTGGACGGATAGGCGATGATCTCTCCGTCCTGTGTGACAGAGTCCCAAATCCCTTCGGAGATGTCCTGCTTCAGGTCCTCGTCGATGAGGTCGGTCAGGTCAGCGAGGTAGCCGTCCGCCGCGAAGGAGGCAATGGAACTCGCCTCATAGTGGATGATGTCCGGTGCCGTTCCACCGGTGAACTGGGTGATGAGTTTGTCGAAGGTCCCGTCCCATCCGGCTTGGACAATCTTTACCTGAACGTCTTCGTTCTCCGTGTTCCACTGATCGACTATGGATTTCACGGCAGCCTGGGTGGTTGGCTGGTCGGACAGCGACTGGAACTGGAGGGTTACGGGGCCGCCGTCGGCGTTCTCCGATTCATTGCTGGCACTGCCCTGCTGGCAACCGC
This genomic interval from Arthrobacter citreus contains the following:
- a CDS encoding sugar ABC transporter substrate-binding protein produces the protein MKRIRGIGAVAFAGVTILALSGCQQGSASNESENADGGPVTLQFQSLSDQPTTQAAVKSIVDQWNTENEDVQVKIVQAGWDGTFDKLITQFTGGTAPDIIHYEASSIASFAADGYLADLTDLIDEDLKQDISEGIWDSVTQDGEIIAYPSTLQSYMVFANADLLEAAGVEVPTGDTMTWEELQTIAKATTTEGNFGIGWGLGSPTATMMSLSLGFDGGFFDGEGTDASIDVGDSELAVPELIHEMAYTDKSIEPTSLTQSGSDVLASFYGGKVAMTVQGSFQATNIANDAPEGLNWVALPPLEGSAGAIQAANPQTYSVNVDSEYVDESADFLNFFMSAENLASIAYADALIPASSSARTEVETLAADNPAWEQVLASGEGLQGPPFLKVEKYTEWKDTIATPAFQQYLADQITSDELANQLSTGWTDIAG